A stretch of Cherax quadricarinatus isolate ZL_2023a chromosome 24, ASM3850222v1, whole genome shotgun sequence DNA encodes these proteins:
- the LOC138853163 gene encoding uncharacterized protein — MAALVHEPATPGPLLDTAPRSDPTPSLDHSSDTPHASVPLAGAVSSPVSGTEASTDSYDLSDLRSPLTMLPASPSTVWQFSNRRPVPRRTNSGPTPKRQRQLPADDTSPPSRSSQKRSTRPSLPFHAQFQTAQWTKFFTLQPTSSTAYLSDHSIGKALLRHVGKDISFHALKSGTRIITVQNATQAHELSHLSHIDTVPVTIEKHHSLNSCSGTIILPHTIVQQNFQTCSTDILEQLELQDLPILKVDTFILPARGRRRYPSNVARLTFDSRELPSSVYVAGHRLQVRKVIPTLQQCRNCWRFGHPAKYCRSIAECPVCGADDHSNTSCNRPPSCLNCHEAHPSYSRHCQVYLNEREIRYLKEAEGLPYAMAVSHLRLQGRLPRVSYSCVSKRPPTSGIPSSAPTSVVTSPIVTPVANSFAVLGSDVPTSTSQSDLASSCSLSQASVATRSRMTPPPNRPSTSQKSKKGPLTPPTHLPSPL, encoded by the coding sequence atggcagccctagtccatgaacctgctacccccgggccccttcttgataccgcaccccgttctgaccccaccccgtctttggaccactcttcggacactcctcatgcctctgtacctcttgccggtgctgtttcttcacccgtttcaggtactgaggcctcgactgactcctacgatttatctgaccttcgctctcctctgactatgcttccggcctctccctctacggtgtggcaattttcgaatcgccggcccgttccacgtcggaccaactctggtcccacgcctaaacgacaacgacaattacctgctgatgatacttctccaccttctcgttcttctcagaaaagatcgacacgtccttcactacctttccacgctcagtttcagactgcacaatggactaaattcttcactttacaaccgacttcctctactgcctatctttctgaccacagtattggcaaggcactcctacgccatgttggtaaagatatttcttttcatgctcttaagagtggtacgcgcatcatcactgtacagaatgctacccaggctcatgagctttctcatctttcccatatcgatactgttcctgtaactattgaaaagcatcattccctcaattcttgtagtggtaccatcattctgccccataccatagttcaacaaaatttccagacatgtagcactgacattcttgaacagctggaactccaagatctcccaatcctcaaggtagacactttcattcttcctgcccgcgggcggagacgataccctagcaatgtggctcgtttaacttttgacagccgtgaactcccatcctcagtttatgtagcaggacatcggttacaagttcgaaaggtgatccctacactgcaacagtgtagaaattgctggcgatttggccatccagcgaaatattgcagatctatcgccgaatgcccagtctgtggtgccgatgaccattctaatacatcttgcaatcgacctccctcttgccttaattgtcatgaggctcacccttcgtactctcgccattgtcaagtctacttaaacgagcgggaaatccgttacctcaaagaggcagaaggtctcccttatgccatggcagtttctcatctccgcctccaagggagactacctcgtgtttcttattcctgtgtttcaaaacgtccccccacttctggtatcccatcttctgcacccacctctgtggttacctctcccatagtcactcctgtagctaattcttttgctgtcctcggctcagacgtccctacttcaacgtctcagtctgatcttgcttcttcgtgtt